From Etheostoma cragini isolate CJK2018 chromosome 10, CSU_Ecrag_1.0, whole genome shotgun sequence, the proteins below share one genomic window:
- the LOC117952301 gene encoding platelet-derived growth factor receptor-like protein, protein MPLVNLSGSKGRLVLSALLFCAVIFEIADCQKDAQEQRTTPGRKPRPNKPKLGKSTNKGPRTVTVKPKIKATSAQAFLTQVFNKGKFKTVGETLSVQTGHTLELRCRGKPVQWSVPTYLEEDDDGRLRTVQHERYGVLTLVNTTGADTGEYSCYPMYCEDTDCRKDYDKAVKVFVFFPDPQELFVPSSDYYEVIQLRTNWPTRLPCQVTSPEAKVTLHREFPPAEVGVDGTEISFNVKRGFTIHRPRPYHAGALYCVASLGNLRQSSTKYMLIYVNYPMAPPAPVIQASSGSLTVGGDLRVSCSVVGEQDVLVEFNWEYPGQQIGRPLNTQDSITPVGGGAARQQSQSVLQVDEVRDVDQGTYTCTAHNLLGASSVSTTVKVVPKAKPKKP, encoded by the exons ATGCCTTTGGTGAACTTGTCTGGATCAAAGGGGAGGCTTGTGCTTAGCGCTCTCCTTTTTTGTGCCGTGATCTTCGAGATAG CTGATTGTCAAAAAGATGCCCAAGAACAGAGGACTACTCCAGGGAGGAAGCCCAGGCCAAACAAACCCAAACTTGGGAAATCAACAAATAAAGGGCCCAGAACTGTAACAGTCAAACCCAAAATCAAAGCTACATCTGCACAGGCCTTCCTCACTCAG GTGTTTAACAAAGGGAAGTTTAAGACGGTGGGAGAAACTCTAAGTGTGCAGACAGGACACACTCTGGAGCTGAGGTGCAGGGGCAAACCCGTGCAGTGGAGCGTCCCCACGTACctggaggaggatgatgatggaAGGCTCAG GACTGTGCAACACGAGCGCTATGGCGTTCTGACATTAGTCAACACTACTGGTGCAGACACAGGGGAATACAGCTGTTATCCTATGTACTGTGAAGACACAGACTGCAGGAAGGATTATGACAAAGCTGTAAAAGTCTTCGTCTTCTTTCCCG ACCCACAGGAGCTATTTGTTCCGTCATCCGACTACTACGAAGTGATTCAGCTGAGAACCAACTGGCCGACGCGCCTCCCCTGCCAGGTGACGTCACCTGAGGCTAAAGTGACTCTGCACCGCGAGTTTCCACCAGCAGAGGTGGGGGTGGATGGGACTGAGATCTCCTTTAACGTCAAGAGGGGCTTCACCATTCATCGACCCCGGCCTTATCATGCTGGAGCTTTGTACTGTGTCGCCAGCCTGGGCAACCTGAGGCAGAGCTCCACCAAGTACATGCTCATCTATGTTAACT ACCCCATGGCTCCTCCTGCTCCAGTGATCCAGGCCTCGTCAGGCTCGTTGACTGTGGGGGGGGATCTGCGTGTCAGCTGCTCTGTGGTGGGGGAGCAGGATGTGCTCGTAGAGTTCAACTGGGAATACCCAGGACAGCAG ATCGGGAGGCCTCTGAACACACAGGACAGCATCACTCCAGTCGGGGGAGGAGCGGCTCGACAGCAGTCTCAGTCTGTCTTACAGGTGGATGAGGTGAGGGACGTGGACCAGGGAACATACACCTGCACCGCCCACAACCTGCTAGGAGCCTCATCTGTGTCCACCACTGTTAAAGTTGTCCCCAAAGCCAAACCTAAGAAACCATGA